In Paraflavitalea devenefica, the following are encoded in one genomic region:
- the mfd gene encoding transcription-repair coupling factor → MNLQSLLDSYKNNPRLFQLADRLSFAQPQHIYCSHLRGSASAFVISTIFQHPSCSQLNHVVICEDAEAAAYLHNSLENLTSALNVYFFPSSFKNRKNFRLLNASHVMLRTEALTRFAAQAAGKGNRTGLLVTYPEALFEKVVLPDSLSGNIIYLKAGDTINVDGLMEQLVNYGFQRTDFVYEPGQFALRGGILDIYSFGNEKPYRVELFGNDVDSIRIFDPESQLSERKLLQVTIIPNVETQFDSDEKTSLFDFLPENTVVWMQDWALTKEKLLTQEEDLELFLNLQKEAKAAAANAIATSGKGRDIKSKVQEIDEDESKLIKANIKTDDFVPATTLEKQLQGRHLIEFGHDSTFGTGEEASTILFNTKDQPAFNRQFDMLIRDLKQWAGKGFGLYLFAENPRQLERLNSIFEDLKAEIPFTPVPTSIHQGFIDEDLKVVCYTDHQIFQRYHKYKVKQAYNKNKALTLRTLRELQPGDYVTHIDHGVGTYSGLQKIDVNGKLQEAVRILYKDSDILYVNINSLHKISKYTGKEGTIPKVNKLGSDAWNKLKEKTKVKVKEIAFDLIKLYAQRKAQQGFQHTPDNYMQTELEASFIYEDTPDQSKATADVKKDMEQPSPMDRLVCGDVGFGKTEVAVRASFKTCCDGKQAAVLVPTTILAFQHYKTFKERLKDFPVTVDYINRFKSSKEKKETLKRLEEGKVDIIIGTHGLLGKEVKFKDLGLLVIDEEQKFGVAHKEKIKTLRTNVDCLTLTATPIPRTLQFSLMGARDLSIINTPPPNRQPIQTEVIVFNEDVIRDAIYFETERGGQVFFIHNRVMGLTEMAGLIQGLCPDLSIGTAHGQMEGHHLEERIMDFIDKKYDVLVCTNIVESGVDIANVNTIIINNAHQFGLSDLHQLRGRVGRSNKKAFCYLMAPPVSTLPDDSRKRLQTLEQHSELGSGFQIAMRDLDIRGAGNMLGGEQSGFMAEIGFEMYQKILDEAIKELKRTEFRALFKEEISKQEDYVQDCTIDTDLEILIPDTYVESITERLSLYTRLDNCEDEAALQEFAQELQDRFGPIPKQVEDLFDTVRSRKLAVELGFEKMLLRDETLKCFFINKADSPYFESDTFREILTYIQKYTNNAKLKQTGKLFLLIADNIKDMQQLTQFLSRMRNFVKSAVEDPKSEVGSK, encoded by the coding sequence ATGAATTTGCAGTCGTTGCTGGATAGTTATAAAAATAACCCCCGCCTTTTTCAACTGGCGGACAGGCTTTCTTTTGCCCAGCCACAACATATCTACTGCAGCCATCTCCGTGGCAGCGCCTCTGCCTTTGTCATCAGCACCATTTTTCAGCATCCTTCCTGCAGTCAACTGAACCATGTGGTCATTTGTGAGGATGCAGAAGCAGCGGCCTACCTGCACAATTCATTAGAGAACCTTACCAGTGCTTTAAATGTCTATTTCTTCCCCTCCTCCTTCAAGAACAGGAAGAACTTCCGTTTACTCAATGCTTCCCACGTCATGCTGCGCACCGAAGCGCTTACGCGCTTTGCCGCACAGGCTGCCGGTAAAGGCAACCGTACCGGGTTGCTGGTCACCTATCCCGAAGCATTGTTTGAAAAAGTAGTATTACCCGATTCCCTCTCCGGCAATATCATCTACCTCAAAGCAGGCGACACGATCAACGTAGATGGCCTGATGGAGCAACTGGTGAACTATGGCTTCCAGCGTACCGACTTTGTATATGAACCCGGGCAGTTTGCCCTGCGCGGTGGCATTCTTGATATCTACTCCTTTGGCAACGAAAAACCTTACCGGGTTGAACTATTTGGCAATGATGTAGACTCTATCCGCATTTTTGATCCCGAATCCCAGTTAAGTGAACGGAAACTGCTGCAGGTAACCATCATTCCCAATGTGGAAACCCAGTTTGACAGTGATGAAAAGACATCCCTGTTCGATTTTCTGCCGGAGAATACCGTTGTATGGATGCAGGACTGGGCACTTACCAAAGAGAAACTGCTTACACAGGAAGAAGACCTGGAACTGTTCCTGAACCTGCAAAAAGAAGCGAAGGCAGCAGCAGCCAATGCAATAGCTACATCCGGGAAAGGCAGGGATATAAAAAGCAAAGTACAGGAAATTGACGAGGACGAGAGCAAGCTGATAAAAGCCAATATCAAAACCGATGACTTTGTACCAGCCACCACACTGGAAAAACAATTACAGGGACGTCACCTCATAGAGTTTGGCCACGACTCAACCTTCGGTACCGGAGAAGAGGCCTCCACTATTCTTTTCAACACCAAAGATCAGCCGGCCTTCAACCGCCAGTTTGATATGCTGATCAGGGACCTGAAGCAATGGGCCGGTAAAGGATTTGGCCTTTATCTCTTTGCCGAGAACCCACGGCAACTGGAAAGGCTCAACAGCATTTTTGAGGACCTGAAAGCAGAGATCCCTTTCACGCCCGTTCCTACTTCCATTCACCAGGGATTTATTGATGAAGACCTTAAAGTCGTTTGCTATACCGACCACCAGATCTTCCAGCGTTACCATAAGTACAAGGTAAAGCAGGCTTATAATAAGAATAAAGCACTTACCCTCCGCACCCTGCGCGAGTTGCAACCGGGTGATTATGTTACGCACATTGATCATGGCGTAGGCACTTACAGCGGATTACAGAAAATAGATGTCAATGGTAAGCTGCAGGAAGCAGTACGCATTCTATATAAAGACAGTGATATTCTGTATGTGAACATCAACTCACTGCATAAAATATCCAAGTACACCGGCAAAGAAGGCACCATTCCCAAAGTAAATAAACTGGGCAGCGATGCCTGGAACAAGCTCAAGGAAAAAACAAAGGTCAAGGTCAAGGAAATTGCCTTTGACCTCATTAAGCTCTATGCCCAGCGTAAAGCACAGCAGGGCTTTCAGCATACGCCGGATAACTACATGCAAACAGAGCTGGAAGCTTCCTTCATTTATGAGGATACGCCCGACCAGAGCAAAGCTACGGCCGATGTAAAGAAAGACATGGAACAGCCCTCTCCCATGGACAGGCTGGTGTGTGGTGATGTAGGATTTGGTAAAACAGAGGTGGCCGTGCGAGCCTCCTTCAAAACCTGTTGCGATGGCAAGCAGGCTGCCGTATTGGTGCCTACCACCATCCTTGCTTTCCAGCATTACAAAACTTTCAAAGAACGCTTAAAAGACTTCCCGGTAACGGTTGATTACATCAATCGTTTTAAATCTTCCAAAGAGAAAAAGGAAACCTTAAAACGGCTGGAAGAAGGGAAGGTTGATATCATCATCGGTACCCATGGCTTGCTGGGCAAGGAAGTAAAGTTCAAAGACCTTGGCCTGCTGGTCATTGATGAAGAACAAAAATTTGGTGTGGCACATAAGGAGAAGATCAAGACCCTCCGCACAAATGTAGACTGTCTTACACTCACCGCTACGCCCATTCCAAGAACCTTACAGTTCAGCCTCATGGGAGCCAGGGACCTGAGCATTATCAATACGCCGCCGCCCAACCGGCAACCCATCCAAACGGAAGTAATCGTATTTAATGAGGATGTGATCCGGGATGCCATTTATTTTGAAACAGAACGCGGCGGACAGGTATTCTTTATCCATAACCGGGTAATGGGCCTCACCGAAATGGCGGGCCTGATACAGGGCCTCTGCCCCGACCTGAGCATCGGCACTGCACACGGACAGATGGAAGGCCATCACCTGGAAGAGCGTATCATGGACTTTATTGACAAGAAATACGATGTACTGGTATGTACCAACATCGTAGAAAGCGGGGTGGATATAGCCAACGTAAATACCATTATCATCAACAATGCCCACCAGTTTGGCCTGAGTGACCTGCACCAATTGCGTGGACGGGTGGGAAGAAGTAATAAGAAAGCCTTCTGTTACCTCATGGCGCCGCCTGTAAGCACCCTGCCCGATGATTCCAGGAAACGTTTACAAACCCTGGAGCAGCACAGTGAGCTGGGCAGTGGTTTCCAGATTGCCATGCGCGACCTGGATATACGCGGAGCCGGCAATATGCTGGGTGGCGAACAAAGTGGTTTCATGGCAGAGATCGGCTTTGAGATGTACCAGAAAATATTGGATGAAGCCATTAAGGAATTAAAACGGACTGAATTCAGGGCGCTCTTTAAGGAAGAAATATCCAAACAGGAAGACTACGTACAGGATTGTACCATTGATACCGACCTGGAAATACTGATACCGGATACGTATGTAGAAAGTATCACTGAGCGCTTATCCTTATATACCCGCCTGGATAATTGCGAGGATGAAGCAGCCCTGCAGGAGTTTGCCCAGGAATTGCAGGACCGCTTTGGCCCCATACCCAAACAGGTGGAAGACTTGTTCGATACCGTGCGCAGCCGTAAACTGGCAGTAGAGCTCGGCTTTGAAAAGATGTTACTCCGTGATGAAACGTTAAAATGTTTCTTCATCAATAAGGCTGACTCTCCCTATTTTGAATCTGATACCTTCCGGGAAATACTCACCTATATACAGAAGTACACCAACAACGCGAAGCTGAAACAAACCGGTAAACTGTTCCTGCTGATAGCAGACAATATCAAAGACATGCAGCAGCTCACCCAATTCCTGAGCAGGATGCGCAACTTTGTGAAGTCAGCAGTCGAAGATCCGAAATCGGAAGTAGGAAGTAAATAG
- a CDS encoding tetratricopeptide repeat protein, with translation MQQNVYVCNTMRQIKKLFLAFTLLSPILSWACINEYYRTEPPFVNNQLDLSAILYSEGHTYPYWKNGFQDDIVMLQRRDSLLSVGLSKLDYKSLSDYAAFELRIGDRKKAVEILEQLYEQHPNEYNIVANLGTAYEVTGNNEKALALLKKAVQINPQSHYGSEWIHVRILEQKIARKDYDKIINLGIQDFSQWIIDKQYRFPRDADSLKMQIAYQLHERIAFIPPPDDIVGQLVLDFADIVAKTAESRDKAIPFYEYAEHYGSSLQKTVAARKQVLKEEKKEVKDTFRWASVVWAIPLLAFGLILAAWLRSIRKHKSEA, from the coding sequence ATGCAGCAGAACGTATATGTTTGCAATACTATGCGCCAGATCAAGAAACTGTTCCTTGCCTTTACCCTGTTATCTCCCATCCTGTCATGGGCCTGCATCAATGAATATTACAGAACAGAACCTCCCTTTGTCAATAACCAGTTAGACCTGTCTGCTATCCTGTATAGTGAAGGACATACTTATCCTTACTGGAAGAATGGGTTTCAGGACGATATTGTGATGCTGCAACGGAGAGACTCTCTGCTGTCTGTAGGATTGAGCAAGTTGGATTATAAATCATTATCTGATTATGCAGCCTTTGAATTAAGGATCGGCGACAGGAAGAAGGCGGTTGAAATACTGGAGCAATTATATGAACAACATCCCAACGAATACAATATTGTAGCCAACCTGGGCACTGCGTATGAGGTAACAGGCAATAATGAAAAGGCGCTGGCATTACTGAAGAAGGCTGTGCAGATCAATCCACAATCGCATTATGGATCAGAGTGGATACATGTACGTATCCTGGAGCAGAAGATAGCCCGTAAGGATTATGACAAGATCATTAACCTGGGCATACAGGATTTCTCCCAATGGATCATTGATAAGCAATACCGGTTTCCCAGGGATGCTGATTCACTCAAAATGCAGATCGCTTACCAGTTGCATGAACGCATTGCTTTTATTCCTCCGCCCGATGATATCGTGGGCCAACTGGTGCTGGACTTTGCCGATATTGTTGCCAAGACTGCTGAGTCAAGGGACAAGGCTATTCCTTTTTATGAGTATGCTGAGCATTATGGTTCATCCCTGCAAAAAACAGTAGCAGCGCGTAAGCAGGTATTGAAAGAAGAAAAGAAAGAGGTAAAAGATACTTTCCGCTGGGCCAGTGTGGTATGGGCCATTCCCTTGCTTGCCTTTGGCCTCATTCTCGCTGCGTGGCTGCGCAGTATACGGAAGCACAAGTCAGAAGCCTGA
- a CDS encoding T9SS type A sorting domain-containing protein, whose protein sequence is MKTYLYLTVQTRPIILQHIFRWLLLPLLLLIWSLTGFSQNVKTGNHKKVVLNWNTPVTANYSHFVIERSLDNVDFAQVGLLFTGEDEPASGNNSYSFSDDVKNVRKGFVYYRISMVDMNGKIRKSAMHTVYTAEQKQTPVLKVSPNPVINDLRVTLPTSWKNNFVSIELLNNNGQVVKHSLNQQALLTETLSIGDLVEGIYILRVSNGKETIIQRIAKAK, encoded by the coding sequence ATGAAAACGTACCTATACCTAACTGTTCAAACACGACCCATTATTCTTCAACATATTTTCAGGTGGTTATTATTACCCCTGTTGTTATTAATCTGGTCTTTGACCGGCTTTTCCCAGAACGTAAAAACAGGCAACCACAAGAAAGTGGTTTTAAACTGGAACACGCCTGTAACTGCCAACTACAGCCATTTTGTAATTGAGCGCAGTTTGGACAATGTTGATTTTGCCCAGGTGGGATTGTTGTTTACCGGTGAAGATGAGCCGGCAAGTGGCAACAATAGCTATAGTTTCTCTGACGATGTAAAGAATGTACGGAAAGGGTTTGTTTATTATCGTATCAGTATGGTAGATATGAATGGTAAGATACGGAAGTCGGCTATGCATACAGTATATACGGCAGAGCAAAAGCAAACACCGGTGCTGAAGGTTTCTCCCAATCCCGTGATCAACGACCTGCGTGTTACCCTGCCAACGTCATGGAAAAACAATTTTGTATCTATTGAGTTACTCAATAATAACGGGCAGGTAGTGAAGCATTCACTGAACCAGCAGGCACTGCTGACAGAAACCCTCTCCATAGGAGACCTGGTGGAAGGGATCTACATCCTTCGTGTATCAAACGGCAAAGAGACAATCATACAACGCATTGCAAAGGCGAAATAA
- the atpA gene encoding F0F1 ATP synthase subunit alpha, protein MVDIKPDEISAILRQQLSNFNAAADLEEVGTVLQVGDGIARVYGLNNVSSGELVEFENGVRAIALNLEEDNVGVVLMGESGDIKEGAKVRRTGKIASINVGEGMLGRVVNTLGEPIDGKGPLTGEKYEMPLERKAPGVIFREPVKEPLQTGLKAIDAMIPIGRGQRELIIGDRQTGKTAIAIDTIINQKEFFEAGKPVYCIYVAIGQKASTIAGVMKTLEDNGAMAFTTIVAASASDPAPLQFYAPFAGAAIGEFFRDTGRPALIIYDDLSKQAVAYREVSLLLRRPPGREAYPGDVFYLHSRLLERAAKVISDDGVAKNMNDLPESIRHMVKGGGSLTALPIIETQAGDVSAYIPTNVISITDGQIFLEGNLFNSGIRPAINVGISVSRVGGNAQIKSMKKVAGTLKLDQALYREMEAFSKFGGDLDAATKLVLDKGARNVEILKQPQYTPFSVEKQVAIIYLGTQGLLREVAVKRVKEFEEHFLMEMDNKLADVLAQFKKGNLPEDGLKKMVTLAKGLMPQYK, encoded by the coding sequence ATGGTAGACATTAAGCCTGATGAAATATCAGCGATATTACGCCAGCAGCTGAGCAACTTCAATGCGGCCGCCGACCTGGAAGAGGTAGGTACCGTACTGCAGGTGGGCGATGGTATTGCCCGTGTTTACGGGTTGAACAATGTAAGTTCCGGGGAATTGGTGGAGTTTGAGAATGGTGTACGTGCTATTGCCCTGAACCTGGAAGAAGACAATGTGGGTGTGGTATTGATGGGTGAAAGCGGTGATATTAAGGAAGGCGCTAAAGTTCGCCGTACCGGAAAGATCGCTTCTATCAATGTAGGCGAAGGCATGCTGGGTCGCGTGGTAAATACATTGGGTGAACCTATTGACGGAAAAGGTCCGCTCACCGGCGAGAAATATGAAATGCCCCTGGAGCGTAAAGCGCCTGGTGTAATTTTCCGTGAGCCGGTAAAGGAGCCTCTCCAGACAGGTTTGAAAGCGATTGACGCGATGATCCCCATCGGCCGCGGACAACGTGAGCTGATCATTGGTGACCGCCAGACCGGTAAAACGGCTATCGCTATTGATACCATTATCAACCAGAAAGAGTTTTTTGAAGCCGGCAAACCGGTTTATTGTATATATGTAGCCATTGGTCAGAAAGCATCTACCATCGCTGGTGTGATGAAGACCCTGGAAGACAATGGCGCTATGGCATTTACTACCATCGTAGCAGCTTCTGCCTCAGATCCTGCTCCGCTGCAGTTCTATGCTCCCTTTGCCGGTGCAGCTATCGGTGAGTTCTTCCGTGATACCGGCCGCCCTGCGCTGATCATTTATGATGACCTGTCAAAGCAGGCGGTGGCTTACCGTGAAGTGTCTCTGTTATTGCGTCGTCCTCCCGGCCGTGAGGCTTATCCTGGTGACGTATTCTACCTGCACAGCCGTTTGCTGGAGCGCGCTGCCAAAGTTATCAGCGATGATGGCGTAGCGAAGAATATGAATGACCTGCCCGAGTCTATCAGGCATATGGTAAAAGGTGGTGGTTCCTTAACAGCCCTGCCGATCATTGAAACACAGGCTGGTGACGTATCTGCTTATATCCCCACTAACGTAATTTCTATCACCGACGGACAGATCTTCCTGGAAGGTAACCTCTTTAACAGTGGTATCCGTCCGGCGATCAACGTAGGTATCTCAGTTAGCCGTGTGGGAGGTAATGCACAGATCAAATCCATGAAGAAGGTAGCAGGTACCCTGAAACTTGACCAGGCCCTGTACCGTGAAATGGAAGCTTTCTCCAAGTTTGGTGGCGACCTCGATGCTGCTACCAAGCTGGTACTGGATAAAGGCGCCCGTAACGTGGAGATCCTGAAGCAACCCCAATACACACCCTTCAGTGTAGAAAAGCAGGTAGCTATTATCTACCTCGGTACACAAGGTTTGCTGCGTGAAGTAGCTGTTAAACGTGTGAAGGAATTTGAAGAACATTTCCTGATGGAAATGGACAACAAGTTGGCCGATGTATTGGCGCAGTTTAAGAAAGGTAACCTGCCTGAAGATGGTCTTAAGAAGATGGTTACACTGGCCAAAGGTTTGATGCCCCAGTACAAGTAA
- the atpH gene encoding ATP synthase F1 subunit delta, translating to MLNPRLAGRYAKSLIDLAVERNQLETIYNDMLFLQAVCKNSRDFVTILKSPVITADKKENILQAVTAGKVSEITAAFNRLLIKKGREAVLPEIITAVIEQYKKHKNIYTVKLTTAKPVSDELRKQIITRIQEQTVMKNIELETAVKDELIGGFVLELGDTLVDGSIAYDLNKIKAQFLNNDFIYKIR from the coding sequence ATGCTTAATCCACGGTTAGCAGGCAGGTACGCGAAGAGTTTGATTGATTTAGCTGTTGAACGCAATCAATTGGAAACCATTTATAATGACATGCTCTTTTTGCAGGCAGTATGCAAAAATAGCCGTGACTTTGTAACCATTTTAAAGAGCCCTGTAATTACAGCCGATAAGAAAGAGAATATACTTCAGGCAGTAACTGCCGGTAAAGTGAGTGAGATTACGGCAGCTTTCAACAGGCTGTTGATTAAAAAAGGGCGTGAAGCTGTATTGCCTGAGATCATTACTGCTGTTATTGAGCAGTATAAAAAGCACAAGAATATTTATACCGTAAAGCTGACCACAGCAAAACCGGTTAGTGATGAACTGCGGAAACAGATCATTACCAGGATCCAGGAGCAAACGGTTATGAAGAATATTGAGTTGGAAACGGCCGTAAAGGATGAGCTTATTGGCGGATTTGTACTGGAGCTGGGTGATACGTTGGTAGATGGCAGCATCGCCTATGACCTGAACAAGATCAAGGCCCAGTTCCTGAACAATGACTTTATTTATAAGATCAGATAA
- the atpF gene encoding F0F1 ATP synthase subunit B, with the protein MSLLTPHLGFFVWTLIAFVVVLLLLKKFAWKPILKSLKERETGIADSLASAERVKAEMAQLKSENEALLAKAREERAQLLKEARDTKDKIINEAKEQAKVEANKIIMDAQTAIQHQKMAAITDVKNQVGHLVIEVAEKVLRRELAGKAEQETFIKELVNEVKLN; encoded by the coding sequence ATGAGTTTGTTAACTCCCCATCTTGGTTTTTTTGTCTGGACATTGATCGCTTTTGTAGTGGTGTTATTATTACTGAAAAAGTTTGCCTGGAAACCCATCCTGAAGTCGCTGAAGGAAAGGGAAACCGGTATTGCTGATTCACTGGCTTCTGCCGAAAGAGTAAAGGCTGAAATGGCTCAACTGAAGAGCGAAAATGAGGCCCTGCTGGCCAAAGCCCGTGAGGAAAGAGCACAACTGCTGAAGGAAGCCCGCGATACCAAAGACAAGATCATTAATGAAGCTAAAGAACAGGCTAAGGTAGAAGCCAATAAGATCATTATGGATGCACAAACTGCTATCCAACATCAGAAAATGGCTGCCATCACAGACGTAAAGAACCAGGTAGGTCACCTGGTGATTGAAGTAGCCGAGAAAGTGCTGCGCCGTGAACTAGCCGGAAAAGCAGAGCAGGAGACTTTTATTAAAGAACTTGTGAACGAAGTAAAACTGAATTAA
- the atpE gene encoding ATP synthase F0 subunit C — MNIMLEVSGSWSHFGGAIGAGLAAIGAGIGIGQIGKGATEAIARQPEAANDIRGAMILTAAFVEGVALFAVIAGLLAVLS, encoded by the coding sequence ATGAACATCATGTTGGAAGTTTCCGGAAGCTGGTCTCACTTTGGTGGTGCTATCGGTGCTGGTCTTGCTGCCATTGGCGCAGGTATCGGTATCGGTCAGATTGGTAAAGGCGCTACTGAAGCCATTGCCCGTCAGCCGGAAGCTGCAAACGACATCCGTGGTGCTATGATCCTGACAGCAGCCTTCGTAGAAGGTGTTGCGCTGTTCGCAGTAATCGCTGGTTTGCTGGCTGTACTGTCATAG
- the atpB gene encoding F0F1 ATP synthase subunit A — protein sequence MAFKRFKSLSVAVFSLFLVLLSGSAMANEGEGAEGKFDPGKEMLDHIADAHEFHFFTIKHEGGHDFHATLPLPVLLYSPQRGFDFFMSSKFHHGTEVHNGYKLVEHDIVPVKEDGSVDESVKVYDFSLTKNVVQMFLALLVLVLILTQMAKKYKSGQGLTSAPRGLQNAIEPVILFIRDDVAKPNLHHKTEKFLPYLLTLFFFILINNLFGLLPGSANVTGNIAFTAVLGFISLVVILFSSNAHFWGHIFWYPGVPVGVKFLMLPVELMGVFTKPFALIIRLFANMTAGHIIILSFVSLIFIFTEMTKTAGIAFTPVSIAFAVFIYMIEILVAFIQAFIFTNLTAVFISQAIGDHHFEEDPHH from the coding sequence ATGGCTTTCAAACGTTTCAAATCCTTATCAGTAGCGGTTTTCAGCCTGTTTTTAGTGCTTTTATCCGGTTCGGCCATGGCCAACGAAGGGGAAGGTGCTGAAGGCAAGTTTGACCCAGGTAAGGAAATGTTGGATCACATTGCAGACGCACACGAATTTCACTTTTTTACTATAAAACACGAAGGTGGGCACGATTTCCATGCCACCCTGCCTTTACCCGTTCTCCTGTACTCTCCCCAAAGAGGTTTTGACTTTTTCATGTCTTCCAAGTTTCATCACGGTACGGAGGTACACAATGGATATAAACTGGTAGAACATGATATTGTTCCTGTAAAAGAAGACGGCTCCGTAGATGAGAGCGTAAAGGTGTACGATTTCTCACTTACCAAGAATGTGGTACAAATGTTCCTGGCGCTGCTGGTTCTGGTGTTGATCCTCACTCAGATGGCGAAGAAATATAAGTCCGGACAAGGCCTTACTTCCGCCCCCAGAGGACTGCAGAATGCCATCGAGCCGGTTATTCTGTTTATACGTGATGATGTGGCAAAGCCCAACCTGCATCACAAAACAGAAAAATTCCTGCCCTACCTGCTTACCCTGTTCTTTTTCATCCTGATCAATAACCTGTTTGGTTTGCTGCCCGGCAGCGCCAACGTAACCGGTAATATTGCTTTTACAGCAGTACTGGGCTTTATTTCCCTGGTTGTTATCCTGTTTAGCTCCAACGCCCATTTCTGGGGTCATATTTTCTGGTATCCGGGCGTACCTGTAGGCGTTAAGTTCCTGATGCTGCCGGTAGAATTAATGGGTGTGTTTACCAAGCCCTTTGCCCTGATCATACGTCTTTTTGCCAACATGACCGCTGGCCACATCATCATCCTGAGCTTTGTGAGCCTGATCTTTATTTTCACCGAAATGACGAAAACGGCTGGTATTGCTTTTACGCCCGTATCTATTGCCTTTGCAGTGTTCATTTATATGATTGAGATACTGGTTGCTTTTATCCAGGCTTTCATCTTTACCAACCTGACTGCCGTATTCATCAGCCAGGCTATTGGGGATCATCATTTTGAAGAAGATCCTCATCACTAA